In Arachis hypogaea cultivar Tifrunner chromosome 7, arahy.Tifrunner.gnm2.J5K5, whole genome shotgun sequence, the genomic window aaacaggttacaagctagagttaaacgcccaaaacaggctgcaaactggcgtttaactccaagacaAGTCTCTACAtacaaaagtttcaatgctcagcccaagcacacaccaaatgggtccggaagtagatttctgcatcatttacttatttctgtaaccctagtaactagtttagtataaatagaacattttactattgtactcacatctttggattatccttaGATCCTCTTTGGACGATCTTTTGGAATATCTTTGAGATCATTTTTAGTCTTTAGACATTGGggactggcctcacggccatgtctggactattatcacttatgtattttcaacgatggagtttctacacaccatagattaaggtgtggagctctgctgttcctcgagtattaatgcaattactactattttctattcaattcaaacttattcttattctaagatgttcactcgcacttcaatctgatgaatgtgatgatccgtgacactcatcaccattttcacttatgaacgcgtgcctgacaaacactttcgttctacctgcgaaagctagagtgtgtatctcttggattcctggtctgtgtgtttgattgcctctcctaacaacagagccttcaattccttgagatcaaagtcttcgtggtataagttagaatcaattggcagcattcttgagatccagaaagtctaaaccttgtctgtggtattccgagtaggatctgggatgagaTGACTGTGATgggcttcaaactcatgactgttggacgtagtgacagacgcaaaaggatcactggatcctattccaacacaagtgagaaccgacagatgattagccctacgtaacccgttgctggaccattttcactgagaggacgggaggtagccattgacaacggtgatacccgaacatacagcttgccatggaaaggagtatgaagaattggatgaaggcaataggaaagcagagattcagaaggaataacgcatctccatacgcttatctgaaatttccaccaatgaattacataagtatctctatctttattttatgtttatttatattttaattttcaaaactccataaccatttgaatccgtctgactgagatttacaagatgaccatagcttgcttcaagccgacaatctccgtgggatcgacccttactcacgtaagatttattacttggatgacccagtgcacttgctggttagttgtgcgaagttgtgaaaaagagttgagattacaattgtgcgtaccaagttgttggcgtcattgagattacaatttcgtgcaccaatcaccAATATATAGTTTGCTAAAATTAGTAATAAGAgaaacaaataaattataatttgttcAATTTTATCAAGTTATATGAcaaattgtttaattttatcaAGTTATATGACAAGTTGATAAAATATCAACTCGAATCTTATCATCTTGTACAACTTTATCAAATTATCTGAACCTTATATCTTTCTTATTTATAACATACGGTTTgtcttttgactaaatcaaaaaTTGCAACTAACTAGCTTACCGAAATCATCTCTAAAGTGCTTCAAGATTTTTCATTTAGAAAGCCTTCTTTGTGCTTATCAAGTTGTCTGTTTAACAATCTTATGTTCTAGCATTTGTTACTACTTGTAGTCACAATTTTTTGCTTTAAAACTAAAAGAATAGCCACAATTCTTGTTAGCATAACCAAAGAAGATATACGTTTTGGATATACGTAAACATGAAATTCAAACACatgtaaaaaagagaaaaattgggTGTGTTATCTTGTCCCATCACTATTTACATTTTTAACCAATTGCAGATTGGTTAATCACTAGCAAGctagatttattatttttgtctagAAAGACTTTGCTAATCCTGTAATCTGCAACATAGATTGAATTCTTTCTAGaataattctattaattatttCTGGTACACCATTTTGTTGAACTGTATAAGCAATTGTAAatgatttctaaaaattttatgctTGCAAAATGCAATAGAATCCCCATTAGTATATTCTCTTCCATTGTCTTTCCTCAAGCACTTGATTTTCTTTTCGATTTCAAGCTCTATTCGTGTTTTTTACTTCTTGAATAATGGAAACATATATGACTTCTTCTTGATGGAGAACACTCACAATCTTTTTGAGTAATCATCTATAAAAGAGACAAAATATTTTGCTTCTAGAGATAATTTTGGTGATTCCGAACATTAGAATGAATCAAGTCTACTATATACTTATTTCTGTCATTAGAACTTTCAAACTTCAATTTATACTGCTTGCTTGTCCTGTAGTTCTCACTTAATGGTAGATTCACCAATTTGAGCTCTAGAAAGAAATTATGTTATGAAAGATCCTTAGACCATGTTCTGATTTGTGGCCTATTTTGTGATGCAGCAACATCATCGTGTCTTTTTAATTTGCAGATGCAACTGATGCCTCCACGTCTCAAACTGAATTTCTGGCTATTAGGTATTGTGGCCATATTTCTAACAGTAAGTTGCCACTTTGCAGCGAAAAATTAAGAACTTGAAACTCTAATACTAGTGTTGGGATACCTGAGCTAACGAGGTAGAATAACACTAAAATTTGTTTATGAGAAGCGAATGGAACTTTATCAGATGATTTAAGTAATAATGAAAATGGTATGACTAAGTGGCAAATATTACAATCTCTCAAAAATATATGAAGTTCGAATACTCTTTTGTATCTTactaattttctctttaattttctccCACTAATTCTTataaggataaagtatattttttgtccttgaaatttgttaaaaattttaaaaatactcctaaattttattttgtttcaattttgtctcaaaagttttcgttttgtatcaaatatatcatTGACAGTCAAATTTATGATTAATTTAGCAACAATTTCACCAACCTTCAACACAAACAAATCAGACATAGATGTCATTtcttattgttagattggtcctAAACTTTATGAAAATTTAGCTGTCAAAAGTATATTTGATGCCAATCGAAAActtcaaaaacaaaattaaaacaaaataaaatttaagaatttttaatatttttgacaaactttaaagacaaaaaatatactttacccttcttATAAAAAGAAATTTGGCATCCAATAACAAATGTCACAAGTCATTCAACTTTATCAAGTTGTATGACAAGTTGATAAAATATCAACTTGAATCTTATAACTTTATGAAGTTACTTGAACCTTATTATCttgtttataatatataatttgttcTTTGACTAAGTCAAAAATTATAACTAGCTAACTTATCCAAATCACCAACATAGATAGTGCTTCAAGATTTTTCCATTAGAAAATGTTCTTTGTGCAACTAGTTATCTTCTCAATTTATGTTTTTTGatctattattgttgttgattatgTTTTTGGATGTTAATGACGGTGATAAAAGGATTAGAGTTGGTCATTTCGCAGTAGAGGTTGGGGAGGTGGTGGTTGGGGTTGAggtagtgacaatgtttggtacAATGGTGCTggtagtgatgatgatgatgatatcaGTGAATGGGAGGCAATGGGATGAGTAATGACAGATAGATGTGATGGCCAAACTAACGAGTGGAATTAAAtcgatgagggtgatgatgatgaaagtgaagaattggtaattttcttaaaatttaactGTTGACTGAATAAATTAATCATTGACTAAATATTTGAATCATTTTAttaaatagaatatattttttgaaaatcaatttgtcaTTACCATCTTTTGAATATTATTTTATCAAACTCGAAATTTTATATATGCCAAAATGACTATTTACTCATATTCattttacacaattttttttataaggttTTCTTCCCCTCTTTAACCTTTAGGCACGAAGTGCTTGTAACAAATTAATATAAAGAATTAAAGACAAGAAGTAACTAAAATATTCGAAGGTTAGAAAAGTAAGAAATAGAAACATTTTGGAACAGATACATGAACACATATTTTTGtaattgaaagaaataaaaaaaaaaacaaaagttatTTGAGTGTTGTTCTTCTTTTTATCAGTGCTGCTCTAACTTCTATATATAAGAATTAAGAACTGAGGTAAAAGAACAAACTGCTTGAAGATGTGCACATTTCCATTATGGAGGTCAAGGTGTACAACCAAATTATGAGTGATGAGGTCAATAGATTAAACCCAAGTTAGCCTTTGTAAACATCACTGGACTAGCTATGCAGAGCAAGATTAAAACTAGATATATACAGATTAAAACTCATTTCTTAGTTGCTTGTTGAGTTGTAAGGAAAAAAGAGTATGCATCAAGTGGAAGGAATCACAGAAGGATTACAAGATGCTGCTCTATGCTGAATGCAGTTCAAGCTTTGTTCCATACTCCTCTGAACCATGTCTTGTAATAACCTTTTAGCTGTTTCAGCAGCTTTGTCTGCTCCATCTACGCGTTCAGCGATGTCATAAACAATTTTCTCCAAAACCGAGGAGGCTAGTCTTCTTTCCGGGGGAGAATCTCTAAGCAAATCCAGAAGCACACGTGCTCTATCTTGTGCTTCTGATGTGCCCTCCACTGTAAGCCGTAACAAACCTGGGATTGCTCCTTCTTTGAGGATAAGTTCCCGGTATTTGTCTCGGCAGCTTAGACACAATGACAGCAGAGCTCCAACAGCATGTTGTGTGCTGACTAGTGATCCATCTTCAACTGTCTCTACTAAGGTTAAAATCCCGCCATCTGCAACTGAGATTGCGGTTCGTCCCTCTTCAAAGTTGGAGAGAATTTCGAGTAGCGCAGTAGCTTTCTCGGCAAACTTGGAGTATTTCTTGCACTCTTTAAGGAGGTTGATGAGAGGAGAAACAGCACTAGCATTAAGGAGTTCAGTAGAATTCTTCTTGATGATGGTGGAGAGATTATAGAGGGCTGTAACGGCATCAACTCTGCCTTGAACACTTCCAGAGTTGAGGATCTTAACAAGCAGAGGCGCAGCTCCAGAAGCAACAATTATGGGCTTATTGGGAGCTGCAGCTGAGAGTGACAAGATTGCCGCTGTCGCTAATTCCCTTATACTACTATTTTGCGTTTTGAGGAGTTCCACCAGAGGAGGGATAGCACCAGCTGTCACTATTTTGACCTTGTTTCTAACAAATCAAAATAAACATCCATACTTATGAGTTGCATGACTCATGGaatttaaaaatgatatatatatatatagtgaagaGTGAAGAGAATCAGCCAAAACCATAAATTCACACATGTAATATTAGAGATAGTGGAACATGCCTTATGGTTGTTATGCTCAACATACCCAGTACACATGCAACTTTTTAAAGTTGAAATCGAAACCAAAATAACCCAATTGATATATGCATAACGAGACCAAGCAACGTTGTTCAAAGATATATAAAAGCACTACTGTTGGATTATATAATGACAATTGTCTCAATTGCCAGCACAGTATCACTATAAGATTAATATACTTTAATAAAAAACAGAACATGACTAGCAT contains:
- the LOC112702863 gene encoding U-box domain-containing protein 45; this encodes MGVGETTKLEPEPEPEPKDVHRHQEEEEEDDDDVEEEDEGLSDTRTAIALGLSAKGKGQRQRQQQQECAVVQQVSDKLVSGSLQWKIEAAREIRKLVRKSPSSSKTRSRLGAAGVVQPLVFMLSSSNPDARYSSLLALLNLAVRNERNKVKIVTAGAIPPLVELLKTQNSSIRELATAAILSLSAAAPNKPIIVASGAAPLLVKILNSGSVQGRVDAVTALYNLSTIIKKNSTELLNASAVSPLINLLKECKKYSKFAEKATALLEILSNFEEGRTAISVADGGILTLVETVEDGSLVSTQHAVGALLSLCLSCRDKYRELILKEGAIPGLLRLTVEGTSEAQDRARVLLDLLRDSPPERRLASSVLEKIVYDIAERVDGADKAAETAKRLLQDMVQRSMEQSLNCIQHRAASCNPSVIPST